The stretch of DNA TGACTGCACCGAGGGTTCGAACCCCTCCCTCTCCGCCAAAATCAAACCAGAGACAACGGACCCAAAAGGTCCGTTGTCTCTGGTGCCGAGGGCCAAGGGCCGAGGGCAACTTGTGCAAAACGAGGGATCACCTCTTGATCCCTCTGCCCGCTCGCCCCTACAGATCCCCTTGAGTATTTTTTATGCGTGTTGCACGATGCTCTCGGCTCTCGGCTCTCGGCTCTCGGCTCTCGGCTCTCGGCTCTCGGCTCTCGGCTCTCGGCTCTCGGCTCTCGGCTCTCGGCTTTTAGCCCCTCCATTTCCTACCTTTTACATTTAGGTGTGCTTCTCTGGAAAGCCTGTACGCCTTAAAATGGTCACAAATGCTACGCTTTCTCTTCGTCCTGTTTTTGCTGGTGTTGCCTGCTGGTTTTGCAAAAGGCAATGCGCCTCAGGGTGCTCAAGCTGTACAGTTGCAAGGGTTCACCTGGAGCAAGCAAACCTACAACAATTGCGGTCCTCAGGCACTTTCCTCGATCCTGTCCTACTATGGCATCCATGTGAATCAGGAAAAGATCTCGGGGGTGCTCAAGGCCTGTCCCACCTGTTACATGCAAACCGAGGTGATCGACCCTTACGTGAAAAATTTTGGCCTCCGGGCGCAACGGTTCAAAAACGGGGCCATTGGTCACGTCAAAGCACTGGTGAGGGCAGGTTATCCTGTGCTGGTCTTGCAGTATTTGAAGGCCAGCAGTGACGTTCCCCATTTCCGCATCGTCACCGGATTTGATGACCGCCAGAAAATGTTCTTCCTGAACGATCCCTACTATGCCCCCAATGCAGCCATCAGTTATGACGGGTTTCAGAACCTCTGGTCTGACCTGTACTCCAGAGAGTTCATCGTGATTTATCCCGAAAAACAGAAGGCAAGGGTGGGTCAGGCTCTGGGTGTAAAGCTTTAAGGCAGGAAAGATGCCGTTCGCAACAAAAAGGCCATGTGGAATTGCCATTTGCAAAACCGAATTTGTTTTCTAAAAGTCTTATATATGGGTGTGCTCTTTTTGGCATCAATTGCGCGCCAGACAACTTGATTCACCCGAGAAGGCTGCTAAGATGGGTTCATCACCGGGAGGTGAGGTATGGTGACCTTGCTGTTTTTGATGTTGCTCTCCGTTGTGCTCTATGCGTTCTGCCTCGGGTCCAAAGTTCTGGACCAGAACAACTCCCGTCCGGCTCCCATGCGAGCCACTGTGCCGATCAAAAAGAACCGAAAATGAACCTTCTCAGACTTTGAAATCCCCAGAAATGGGGATTTTTTCAGACGTGTTGGTACACTTGCAGGGTCCAATCTGGATGCAGCCAGCTTTGCAGAAGGGAATCCAGTGTGCGAATTTGCCTTGGGGCAAACCAGCCCTGTGCGTCCTTGTTCAACACCAGACCCCCTGTCAGGTGCAAACAGGCATGCTGGGCCTTTCCAGAGCCATCTTGAAACACCAGAGCACTGTGGTCTGGCAGGTTCACAGCATCGAAAGCCTCTGGTTGGTACTGCCAATCTTGCAGTTGCTGGAAAAAAGGCTCTGGATGAAGCCACAGGTCTTTTGTGGCTTCAAAGGTTTGGCGGTCTCTGGCCAGAGCGGAAAGTGTGGTGGCAAAGCAGTTGGGACCGCTCTGGGTGGCAAAAGTGCCCGCCAATTCTCTGACCCAAGGGCTGCACTTTTGCTCAATCTGTTCCCATGCTTCCTCTTTCAATGAACCTGAGAGGCACTTTTCTCGTTCTTGCTC from Deinococcus misasensis DSM 22328 encodes:
- a CDS encoding C39 family peptidase; amino-acid sequence: MLRFLFVLFLLVLPAGFAKGNAPQGAQAVQLQGFTWSKQTYNNCGPQALSSILSYYGIHVNQEKISGVLKACPTCYMQTEVIDPYVKNFGLRAQRFKNGAIGHVKALVRAGYPVLVLQYLKASSDVPHFRIVTGFDDRQKMFFLNDPYYAPNAAISYDGFQNLWSDLYSREFIVIYPEKQKARVGQALGVKL